The proteins below are encoded in one region of Pseudophryne corroboree isolate aPseCor3 chromosome 8, aPseCor3.hap2, whole genome shotgun sequence:
- the LOC134948380 gene encoding E3 ubiquitin-protein ligase RNF12-like: MSRRTELRRLLEDQRRWSRHGDHDDSTQTVFEERLRSERRGGERRARQDTQEHLQRPQREQRHRSRSPLPAPEMAPTDGPSPDPLPGPSHLQPTSQQPAENRQNLSDMVHEIVMQMRTAAEGADNEQNIPAILEEIIEQNRPAVVEEMHRQNVQALQLRIRFFQSTIIAGDEATQSCAICLMQYQDGERVSTLPCSHKYHPSCISQWFATHSSCPLCRRECIPAQIECWIS, from the exons ATGAGCCGGAGAACGGAGCTGAGACGGCTCCTGGAGGATCAGAGGAGGTGGAGCCGTCACGGAGATCATG ATGATTCAACCCAGACCGTATTTGAGGAGAGACTGCGGTCTGAGCGCCGAGGAGGTGAAAGGAGAGCTCGTCAGGACACCCAGGAACATCTGCAGAGACCTCAGAGGGAGCAGAGACACCGAAGCCGTTCTCCTCTTCCTGCTCCTGAGATGGCACCAACAGACGGACCAAGTCCAGATCCTCTCCCTGGTCCAAGTCATCTACAGCCAACGTCTCAGCAGCCAGCGGAGAATAGGCAGAATCTCTCGGACATGGTGCACGAGATCGTCATGCAGATGAGGACAGCCGCTGAGGGAGCTGACAATGAGCAGAATATCCCGGCCATTTTGGAAGAGATCATCGAACAGAACAGGCCAGCTGTGGTGGAAGAGATGCACAGGCAGAATGTCCAGGCCCTGCAGCTAAGGATCAGATTTTTCCAATCTACCATCATTGCTGGGGATGAAGCGACACAGTCATGTGCCATCTGTCTGATGCAGTACCAAGATGGGGAGCGAGTGTCTACCCTGCCCTGCAGCCACAAGTACCATCCAAGCTGCATCTCACAGTGGTTTGCAACACATTCCAGCTGTCCCCTGTGCCGCAGAGAGTGCATCCCAGCGCAGATTGAGTGTTGGATCTCCTGA